GGTCTTCCATCCCGCCCGCGTTGGAGATGACCCCGAGCGGCAATGCCCGTTCCTTCACCTCTACTTCTACGGATCGCTGATCCAGTTTGCCCTCGCGCAATTGCAATCGCAGCTTCGAGCGCGTGGCGTCTGACGACTCGGTGGGCTCTGCAGCCTCGGCACGCGACGCGCCATGATCGAATCCGGGTGGGACTGAGCGGGACGGTGCGCCGGGCAATAACAAATCGAGCAGCCGTTCTTCCCCGAGCCGCGACGCTTTCTCTTGTACATCCTCTAAATGTTTGGTCTTCACCAAACTGATCGCCAATTCCGTGAGGTCACGAATGATGGATTCCACATCCCGGCCGACATAACCAACTTCGGTAAACTTGGACGCCTCCACCTTGATGAAGGGCGCCTCCGCAAGCTTGGCCAGGCGCCGGGCGATTTCGGTTTTCCCCACGCCGGTGGGACCAATCATGATGATGTTCTTGGGCATCACCTCATCGCGCAACTCCGGGGCCAATTGCTGCCGACGCCAGCGGTTCCGCAAGGCGATCGCCACCATGCGTTTGGCATCCTGCTGGCCGATCACATACCGGTCCAGCGCCTCGACAATCTGCCGGGGAGTCAGGCTATTCACATTGAGTGGACGAGCAGTTGATTCGGTCGTCATGGCAGGCCGATCCTAACGTGACAGCGATTCGAGCACAATCTGCTGGTTGGTATAAATGTCGATCCCCCCGGCAATCAAGAGCGATTCCCGGACAATCTGTTCGGCGGCCAGCTCAGAATGTCCCAACAACGCGCGGGCAGCAGCCAGTGCATAGGGCCCACCCGAGCCAATCGCGAGAATGCCGTCCTCCGGCTCAACGACATCGCCGGTACCGGAAATAATGAAGGAATGATCACGATCCGCCACGGCCAACAGCGCCTCCAGGCGGCGCAAGACTCGATCCGTGCGCCAGTCTTTGGCTAATTCAACGGCGGCTCTGGTGAGGTTGCCCCGATACTCAGCCAATTTGGCTTCAAATTTCTCGAACAGGGTAAAGGCATCCGCCGTCGCACCGGCAAATCCGGACAAGACCGCATCGTTATGCATCCGTCGCATTTTCCTGGCATTATGTTTCATCACCGTCGTCCCGACCGTGACTTGCCCGTCACACCCCATCGTCACCTGATTGCCCCGCCTGACACATAACACCGTCGTCGATCGAATCCTCATCGGGTCCTCTTCTGCTTGGCCACCACACTCGCCTCCCCCGGATTGACGGCACGAGGATGGGTGCGATCGTATAACGCGAGTAACTGGTCTGTCGCAAGATGCGTGTACCTCTGAGTGGTGCTGAGCGACACGTGTCCCAACATTTCCTGAATGGCACGGAGATCGGCGCCTTCATCCAGGAGATGCGTGGCAAAGGAGTGTCGCAAAGTGTGCGGATGAATCGCTCCCCCGGCAAGCTGCCGGGAATATTTCCCCACAATGCGGGCTACCGTTCTGGTGGTCAACCGCCCCCCGCGGTGATTACGAAACACGGCACCTGCATCAGAGGGTCGTCGGGCAGAGGCTCCGGGCGCTACGCCGACCTGCGCATGGTAGGCATCAATGGCGTCAAGCGCCAGCTGGCTGATGGGAATCACACGCTCCTTCCGGCCCTTGCCGCGAACGCGCACCACGCCTTCACTTCGCGAGAGATCTTCGTAATTCATCCCGACCAGCTCACTGACACGCGCACCCGTCGAATAGAGGGTTTCGAGGATGGCACGATCCCGCAAGGTCTCCCCTTGCGGCCCCTCGGGGAGTTCCATCAGAGCTCCGGCCTCATCCTTCGTCAGAACCTGAGGAAGAGGTTTGGGCAGCTTCGGCGCGCGTACATCCTCGGCGGGACTGATCGGAAGCCGGCCGACCTTTACCTGGTAACGAAAGAAACTCCGCAGACAGGCTAATTTTCTCGCCAACGACGTCTTCTTGTCCCCCTGACGATCCCGGGCGGCGAGAAACTCACGAATCAACGCCGCATCAATCGACTCGAGGGGCACCCTCCCACGAGATTGTGCCCGCGCGCCGGCAAAAGCTTGAAACTGAGCCAAGTCGGACTCATACGCACGAATGGTCTGGGGAGAGGCGCCGTCCTGCACCACCAGGACGTCTAGGAAAGCCCGGACTGCGCGATCCATGCGTCAAAATCCTCAACGGCTCGTTGCTGGATGAGACGCCGCTTCTGATCCTTGTCGCGCGTCTTAGCGGAGAGGGGCGGGAAGAGTCCGAAGTTGGTGTTCATCGGTTGAAAATGCGCCGGATCGCTCTTGGTGAGATGCGCGACCAGGCACCCGTGCGCACTGGTGGGCGGGGGAGTCACGAGAGGTTGCCCGGCCACCCCCCGGGCGACGTTGATGCCGGCAAGCCCACCCATGGCCGCAGACTCGGTATACCCTTCGACTCCCACTAATTGGCCGGCAAAAAAGACGGTACCGCGGCTCTTGAGCTGGAGCGTCTCCCTCAACAATTGAGGTGAGTTGATGAAGGTGTTGCGGTGTAGGCTTCCCAGGCGCAGAAACTCAGCCTGCTCCAGTCCGGGAATGAGACGAAACACCCGCCGCTGTTCCGGATAGGTGAGTTTCGTCTGGAATCCCACCATGTTGTAGCAGGTCCCGTGGACATTTTCGGTTCGCAATTGTACGACCGCATAGGGACGCTTCCCGGTTTTCGGATCTTCTAACCCAACCGGCTTGAGCGGCCCGAATTGCATGGTCTGTCGGCCCCGTTCTGCCATGACCTCGATGGGAATGCAGCTTTCGAAATAGGGAACCTTCTCGAACTCTTTTGGCTGCACCTTTTCAGCCGTCATCATCGCGTCATACAGGGCGTTGTATGCGGCTTCGTCGAGCGGGCAATTCAGATAATCCGCGCCGCCTTTTCCATACCGCGATGCCCGGTACACGATGTCCATATTGATGGACTCAGCATCGATAATGGGCGAGATCGCGTCAAAGAAATAGAGGTGCCGCTCATGGGTCAATTCGGCGATGGCCTTCGATAATTTTTCAGAGGTTAACGGGCCGGTCGCAATGATTGTGACAGCATCTGCAGGGATTTCCGTTACCTCTTCGCGGATGATCCGAATATTGGGATGCCCTTCCAGCGCCTGCGTGATGGCACGCGCGAAGATCTCGCGATCCACCGCCAATGCCGAACCGGCCGGCACGCGCGCCTCCTCGGCGGCACGAATCACCAGGGAGTTCAGGTGACGCATCTCGGCCTTCAAAATGCCTGGAGCGTTCAACGGATCGACGGAACCGAGGGAATTCGAGCAGACCAGCTCCGCCAAATCGCCCGTTTTATGAGCCTTGGTCATCTCCTTCGGACGCATTTCGTAGAGCGTCACCTTGGCCCCGCGATGTGCCGCCTGCCAGGCCGCTTCCGAGCCGGCCAGACCGCCGCCGATGATGACGATGTCTTCACGCATGAATGGGAAACCTTTGAAAAGATGGAAGGAGGCCCATTGTAGGAATCGCCTTTTCTCGATGTCAAGAAACGGAGGGGTATTTCACAATCTCCAGCGACACCGGCTGCTCATCAACACAGGTCCCTGACCGCATAACTTTTCGGACAGGCTACTCCCGGGTTTGTTGCTCCCTTTCGGCCGACCATGCTAGACTGCGGCCGGTGTGGGCGATTAGCTCAGTGGGAGAGCGCTTCCTTCACACGGAAGAGGCCACAGGTTCGATACCTGTATCGCCCACCATTTTTTCAACCACTTGCACGACAGCACTCTCTGACACGCGCAACACTGTGGTCATTTTTGTGTCACGGTGTGACCGTCGGTCCAGAATCTCCACTCCATCTCGCAGGCTTTCCGGGTAATGATGCGCATACCGTTGCGTCATCAGCGGCGACTTGTGCCCGAGGAGCCGTTGCACCTTGTAGAGATCGACTCCCGCCTGGACCAGCCGCGTTGCAAAGGTGTGGCGGAGATCATGGAAATGGCAGTTCACAATCCCCGCTTTGGCCATCGCAGGCCGCAACGCCCGTCGCAGATGGTTGGGATCTAACCGTGTCCCGGCGAGACTGGGAAAGACCAGCGCGGTTTTGATATGCCGCACCTTGGCCTTCTCCGTCAGGAGCGCCATTACCGTCTGGTTCAATGGCACTGTCCGCCGCTCCCCGTTTTTGGACTCAAACACGGTCGCAGTTTTCCGAAACAGATCCACGCCGTTCCAGGTCAGTGACAGGATCTCGCCCAACCGCATCCCGCTATGCAGCGCGAACACCACGAGCTCGCGTAACCAGGACGGACAGGCATCGAGCAATCGCGCCTCTTCATCCTCCATCAGCCAGCGGTCTCGTTTCGTCACGCCCTTTTCGAGAGACACGCGACTGACGGGATTGTCTCGGCACCATTCCCACTCCCGCTTCGCCAGGCTGAAGGCCTTTCTGAGACAGGTCAGCTCCCGATTGATCGAGGCAGGTTTCACCCCGGCAGCATACCGTCGACTTTTATACTCCACGATCAGCTTAGGGGTAATCTCGCCAAGCGTCCGATCTCCGAAGAAGGCCCGGAAACGCTTCAGGAAGGCTTGTCCAGTTTGTCGGCTGGCTAATTTCACGAGATGTTCTCGCTCAAAACGATCCATCAATTCCGCGAAGGTCCGAGACTGTTCCTCCGCTCGATCGAAATACTGTCCCTCGATTAATTGCACCTTCACCTTCGCCATGATGGCGTCAGCCAAGGCTCGATTCGATGACCCTGTCGACCGGCGAATTCGTTTCCCTTGAAACACAATATTCATCCACCAAATATTCCCTCGCTTAACGAGCCCCATCGTTGTTCTCCTTTCCAAGAGGGCTCGCTGTTGGTCTGGTTTCCCCGTGGCGAGGAGTATAGATGGCACGTTTAGCCTCCACAATCAGGTGGTCTACGTCACCAGCTTTGTGGCGAGGCACGCAAGGAGGCCTGTGAGTGGGTGTGGCAGCAAAGCCGTTCAGCCAAGCCTGGATGGCCTCAGGTTCAAATCTGAGGAGGCCATGAATACGACGACAGGGAATCTTATTCTGTGAGGCCCAGAGATACAGTGTGGACGGCTTGATGTTGAGCCAAGCGGAGAGTTCTTTGACGGTAAGCATATGCAGATACACCGGGAGAGTCTCTCGACACCCCCAGTCCCCCTAACATGGGCTGCCGGCGTGACCGCCGGCAGACCGGTGAAACCGAGTGGGTGGTTGCTTGAGCAAATTGCGGTGTCGGTCTTTCCACCGAGCAATGCCCCTGACAATTTCGTTCAGTAGCCATTCTTCCCCTCCAGGGGTGGCACAAATCACCGCCAACATCGGCGTCAGGGTGTCACTCACCCATCGTTTTACGTTTTGCAGGGTCTGCACCTGCTTCTCCTGGGCCAATCGCCCCTTCTGAAATCCCTCCGTCAGGAGGGCGTACCACTCCAAGACTGGAGCCCGGTACCGTTCCTCATCCTCGGCATCCTTCGGGATCTGCCGGAAGTCCACATACGAGCGAAGTAAGCCGACCACCAACTCCTTCCAATCGGCTTCGTCTAACGTGGCCAATGCTCGGGCACACTGTTCGGCCCGGTCCTTCTTGAGTTCCAGTTCCCACCGAGTCCCGTAGTCCTGATAGTGCTCTTGTCCTTTGCTCTGGAGTTCGAGGCGCTTGTCATAAATGCGCAAGAGTGTCTGACTCTGCGGACTCCCGAAGTACATCGTTTCGCCGGTGGTCGCCCCGGTGCCATGCATCAGGTTCGAGACGATATGCCGGACTTGCGCGGCACGGGTCACACACTGACCGGCAGCGACGGCCTCTCGAATCGTGCTGACCGGGACCGTACCCGCTCGATCATCCAGGGCGCAATCAATGCGCGTGACGTGTCCTTGCTGCTTATGCACCCATTGCAAAAGAGTTCGGATTTGATCCCGTGTCAGGGCGGACGCCAGGCCGCCCGACAGATCCACATGGATTTCATTCGGACGACGAGGGGCATTGGTGCCCAGTTTGCCGACTCCGCGCAGGCCGTCTACCCGTATCCATGATAAGGGGTACCCTCGGAACCCGCCTTTGGCTCGACTCCAATCTCCGCCGAGGACCTTCATGGTCTCTTGGGGGTTACTGGCCAGGACCGTAAAGGCGAGCCAATCAATCGTGAGGGTGAATGCAGAATCCATGGAACCTATCGAACTCCTGTAAAGAGCGCTGTAGGTAGCGCCCCCGTGTTACCAAGACGGGGGCCATTCCGCTCCGCCCCGCAGCCTATCGGCATGCGGCGCGGACCGGCTTTGCCTCCCGGCGACGGATGACGGTGTTGCTCTGAACAGGGCTCCATTGGTGGTGTCATCGCATCCTTGTGACCGTTCCGTTGCACGCTCCGACCTTATGCAAACGCCCCCACGCAGTAAAGAACCCTCGAGGGGACAGGAGGGGTCACGAGGGGACAAATAGCGGACAAATTATCGGATCACGGAGGCCAGAAGGGAAGTAGGCATGAGCATGCTTATGTGCGCTTTCGTGCGCTGGGAGCGGCAATTGTGCGCATCGTTCGGAGGCGGGACAGGGAGCGAACACAAATCAGCTCGTTTTTGAGTGGTGCGCGAAAAAAAGTTTGGCAGGCATTTCTAGTGTTCTGGGCTGAGATCAGAGGCAGACGCCCCACGCATTCTAGCGGAGATGGTAGCCGTGTGACCCATGGCTCTGGGATTAAGGATACACTTACTGGGACGTCGAGAGAAGGAGCGGATGCCTTGACTCCTCTTGTTATGAGGCGATCCTCATAGGCAAGGAGCAACCAAGGTCGCCCTACCTGGGCAAGGATCATTCAGATCGTCGCCGAAGTTAATCTCCAATCGCCTGACAAGCGAATTACCATTGGACTGTGTTTATCTGAAATGGAGACTTGGTGGGTGTTCCTTGGTCCGGGAAACGTTGATTGATTGGGGAAGTTGAGGAAACTCAGGGAGTCTTTCTTGGCTGCGCGGGGGACTTCGCTCTTCTTTCACGTAGGATCTAGCAGGATTTCATTGTTTGCAGGGAAAGATGGTTCGAAGCGCACTCTCAATAAGGTGACTGCCCGTCAAATGCCACTGATCTGGATGTTCATTCAAATACTTCGTTACCACAGCCCCGAGTTGAGCAATCGTGACATTATCAGGAAGACATACCGACGTGCCCAAGGCATCAGCAACCCCCGTGACGTACCCCATAAATCTCGACGCTTTCAAATAATCAGCCCCATTTTCAGAGCGCTCGGCTCTTTCTCCTTCACGCATCATCGGTATGAGTTGATTGCCATCATAGAAGTAAGCCGAAGCGTCTGAGAGGATGTTTGAACTTAATATCGCAATGGTTATCAATATCTTGATCCGGACCATGCTTTATCTCAGACACCTAGCGTTTTGAAGCATGACGAACCCTACTTTCTATGCTTGCGGAATTAGATCTAGTATCAGTTGCCATTTGCGTCCCTGGCCCCCTCAATCAGCGGCGCGACACTCTATCATGGGACACCTAGACGAGTTAATGCTCCAGTATAAATTCCCATCCATCACGCACGTTTTGAAGGAGATAGAAGAGGAGACATCGTCAGACGCCTATGTTTAGATGACGCCTGACGACGATCCCACTAGCGCATGCTAACCACAACACCTCAATTTATTCGCATTCACCCCTTGGACGAATGTGGGTCTTTGCTCCCTGGAAATGTGCGCTCCTCGTCAAATCTTCCATTCACTTTATGAATTTTTACTGAACCGCCTTCGACTCCGATTACATTTTTCAAAACACCTCCTTTGGTAGCATCCGCCTTGGTATCGAAACGGCGTAAAGTTCTACCGCTATCAAGATTCTTTAGCGCCCAATCATCATTTTTCTGATCAAACGTGAGCGAGAATTTCTTTAAGTTTGCCATGGATATCTCCAGTCATTCATATGTGTGTCCATTTAGGTAACTTAGTATTGGAGCATGAGGCTTGCGCACTCCCAAAGGAATGGCAAGCCTCAATGCCCATCCAGAGCTAGATCAAGCAATCTTGCTCAAAGCATTGGATGCGGCCCAATCACTGAACTCCGTCACAAGCACACGGTCATTCCTGTCGGTGAGTTTCATCACCCAGTCTCGAATTGCGGTCGCGGACCAGGGTGTGTTGATTACCCAAGCAGAGAGCAGAACCCTCCGAGCTCCAGACTTCTGAAGACCTGCAATCAGGTTTTTATAGTCTTGACCCGGTTGGGTGAGATCGTAGGAAATGAGAAATTGCATGGTGACCTTTCATATTTGTGATATTGACATATACGAAAGGGGCACCTAAAATCAGGCCCCTTTCGGGTGAACAGGGTGTGTGCCATCCAAACACAAGCACCCTGCCCACCAGTGGGTGCCTGGGCTATCGTGCCAGGCAAGGACGCCCGTGACAGGGAGGTCAACGTCTTCTCATAGAGACACCCCCTTTCCACACAGTACAAAGGCCTCGGTTCAACTTTGCGAGAGGGGAGCCGAGGCCTTTGCATTTCCAGACAAGAATCGTTCCAGATTCCGTTCCGTCATTGCCTACTAGATATAGTGATCCCATTTTTTTGTCAAACAAAATGTTGTGGCACACCTGTGAGTAATGGGGATAAGCTGGTGATATCGCTGCGGCCAGATTGGGAGCCGCGTTTATGAATTTCTCACCAAGTTATCCACAGCTGCATAGAGAGCATGAAAGGACAATTTAGAGGTAGGGCCAGAAATTTCAGGGTGACGACAAAAAAATCTTCGCGCAGATGTAGGAGGAGACTGCGTTATATCAGGCCGTCCACTCGCCCACCGTGTATTCGGTTCCACTCCCTCGTACTGTGGGGCAAGGCAGGGATTAGTTATCGCTGTGCGAGCAGGCGGGCAAACTCGGCGGCTGAAATGACCGGCACTCCGCTGTAGTGTGAGGCCTCGAAATCCTTATCCCCGGTGACGAAGTATTTGGGCGGGGGTGTGGTCGCCATGAGATCGAGGAACGGTCGATCATGCGCATCGCGCAGAGGGGTGTTAGTGGGATGGGGATCGACGAACTGCACTTCAGCTTGGATGGTCGTCAGAAAGCTCGTGATATTCACCCCCGCCCGAGTAAACGCTCGCTGGAGTTTTGGGCGCCGCAAGACGGCTTCCAGTTCCGCGAAGGTCTCAGGGCTCATGACAGAGATGAGGCGACGCTGTAGGACGGCTTGGATGATCCGTGCAGGAGGCCCTGCGGCGGATAGCAGACCGGACACGAAGATATTGGTATCAAGAACGACGCGCACGCTCGCGCCGAACCGCTGCCACCTCAGCGGCAATTTGTTCAGGAGTGATGCTTAGCTCGCGTGCGGCACGGCGCACCTTGCCGACCATGCGAGCCAGCTTCTTCCGACTGGCTGCTCTGGCTGGAGACTCCAAAATCAGCACGTCGGAGTCCCGATGTGCCACCACGGCTTTTCCCCACCCCTTCATCCAGGAGGAGGGAATCACCACGCCTTCTTTGGTGTACTTCACGGCTTTCATCGGCAACGCAACCAGTGTACCCGCAGGCAGTATACCATGGTGCTGCGGCTCTGTAGTCAGCGGTCGGCGATTTTGCGAGCCGCTCGACTGTCGTTTGTCGCTTCATTCTCTGAGGGCTCGATTGTGATCGTCCCTGCCGAACCACTTCCTTTCGGCGTCGCCTGCTGGTTAACGATCTTGTCGTCCGAGGTCATTTCACTGTGGTCATTTTTGTGTCAGAAACTATCCAAAACCTCAAAATGTCCTGTACACAGTCGAAGCAATAGAAAGCTCTTAAACACCTGACTTGTAAGGCTTTTGTGGGGAAACCATTGCAACAGCGAACATTGTAAAAATCTAGCTTTTCGCCTTCACACGGAAGAGGCCACAGGTTCGATACCTGTATCGCCCACCATCCTCATTTGATTCCGCCTTCCGTTGGTAACCTCTAAATTTCCCTCGTGTTCCACAACGACCGCCTGGGGCTTCCCCAAACTGGACAGAATCACGACCCTGCGCTACACTTTTTTCACAAGGAACAGATTGCG
The sequence above is drawn from the Nitrospira defluvii genome and encodes:
- a CDS encoding tyrosine-type recombinase/integrase produces the protein MGLVKRGNIWWMNIVFQGKRIRRSTGSSNRALADAIMAKVKVQLIEGQYFDRAEEQSRTFAELMDRFEREHLVKLASRQTGQAFLKRFRAFFGDRTLGEITPKLIVEYKSRRYAAGVKPASINRELTCLRKAFSLAKREWEWCRDNPVSRVSLEKGVTKRDRWLMEDEEARLLDACPSWLRELVVFALHSGMRLGEILSLTWNGVDLFRKTATVFESKNGERRTVPLNQTVMALLTEKAKVRHIKTALVFPSLAGTRLDPNHLRRALRPAMAKAGIVNCHFHDLRHTFATRLVQAGVDLYKVQRLLGHKSPLMTQRYAHHYPESLRDGVEILDRRSHRDTKMTTVLRVSESAVVQVVEKMVGDTGIEPVASSV
- a CDS encoding tyrosine recombinase XerC: MDRAVRAFLDVLVVQDGASPQTIRAYESDLAQFQAFAGARAQSRGRVPLESIDAALIREFLAARDRQGDKKTSLARKLACLRSFFRYQVKVGRLPISPAEDVRAPKLPKPLPQVLTKDEAGALMELPEGPQGETLRDRAILETLYSTGARVSELVGMNYEDLSRSEGVVRVRGKGRKERVIPISQLALDAIDAYHAQVGVAPGASARRPSDAGAVFRNHRGGRLTTRTVARIVGKYSRQLAGGAIHPHTLRHSFATHLLDEGADLRAIQEMLGHVSLSTTQRYTHLATDQLLALYDRTHPRAVNPGEASVVAKQKRTR
- a CDS encoding Rap1a/Tai family immunity protein, which encodes MVRIKILITIAILSSNILSDASAYFYDGNQLIPMMREGERAERSENGADYLKASRFMGYVTGVADALGTSVCLPDNVTIAQLGAVVTKYLNEHPDQWHLTGSHLIESALRTIFPCKQ
- a CDS encoding helix-turn-helix domain-containing protein codes for the protein MLTVKELSAWLNIKPSTLYLWASQNKIPCRRIHGLLRFEPEAIQAWLNGFAATPTHRPPCVPRHKAGDVDHLIVEAKRAIYTPRHGETRPTASPLGKENNDGAR
- a CDS encoding DUF2188 domain-containing protein, whose product is MANLKKFSLTFDQKNDDWALKNLDSGRTLRRFDTKADATKGGVLKNVIGVEGGSVKIHKVNGRFDEERTFPGSKDPHSSKG
- a CDS encoding replication initiation factor domain-containing protein; translated protein: MDSAFTLTIDWLAFTVLASNPQETMKVLGGDWSRAKGGFRGYPLSWIRVDGLRGVGKLGTNAPRRPNEIHVDLSGGLASALTRDQIRTLLQWVHKQQGHVTRIDCALDDRAGTVPVSTIREAVAAGQCVTRAAQVRHIVSNLMHGTGATTGETMYFGSPQSQTLLRIYDKRLELQSKGQEHYQDYGTRWELELKKDRAEQCARALATLDEADWKELVVGLLRSYVDFRQIPKDAEDEERYRAPVLEWYALLTEGFQKGRLAQEKQVQTLQNVKRWVSDTLTPMLAVICATPGGEEWLLNEIVRGIARWKDRHRNLLKQPPTRFHRSAGGHAGSPC
- the trmFO gene encoding methylenetetrahydrofolate--tRNA-(uracil(54)-C(5))-methyltransferase (FADH(2)-oxidizing) TrmFO, with the translated sequence MREDIVIIGGGLAGSEAAWQAAHRGAKVTLYEMRPKEMTKAHKTGDLAELVCSNSLGSVDPLNAPGILKAEMRHLNSLVIRAAEEARVPAGSALAVDREIFARAITQALEGHPNIRIIREEVTEIPADAVTIIATGPLTSEKLSKAIAELTHERHLYFFDAISPIIDAESINMDIVYRASRYGKGGADYLNCPLDEAAYNALYDAMMTAEKVQPKEFEKVPYFESCIPIEVMAERGRQTMQFGPLKPVGLEDPKTGKRPYAVVQLRTENVHGTCYNMVGFQTKLTYPEQRRVFRLIPGLEQAEFLRLGSLHRNTFINSPQLLRETLQLKSRGTVFFAGQLVGVEGYTESAAMGGLAGINVARGVAGQPLVTPPPTSAHGCLVAHLTKSDPAHFQPMNTNFGLFPPLSAKTRDKDQKRRLIQQRAVEDFDAWIAQSGLS
- the hslV gene encoding ATP-dependent protease subunit HslV, translating into MRIRSTTVLCVRRGNQVTMGCDGQVTVGTTVMKHNARKMRRMHNDAVLSGFAGATADAFTLFEKFEAKLAEYRGNLTRAAVELAKDWRTDRVLRRLEALLAVADRDHSFIISGTGDVVEPEDGILAIGSGGPYALAAARALLGHSELAAEQIVRESLLIAGGIDIYTNQQIVLESLSR
- a CDS encoding putative toxin-antitoxin system toxin component, PIN family is translated as MSGLLSAAGPPARIIQAVLQRRLISVMSPETFAELEAVLRRPKLQRAFTRAGVNITSFLTTIQAEVQFVDPHPTNTPLRDAHDRPFLDLMATTPPPKYFVTGDKDFEASHYSGVPVISAAEFARLLAQR